A single window of Candidatus Omnitrophota bacterium DNA harbors:
- a CDS encoding tRNA 4-thiouridine(8) synthase ThiI — protein MKRAIALISGGLDSILASCVVKEQGIDVFPVKFIIPFLSAKKSKDTFDKTALVVKQKLGRILEEIDIQEEFLEMMRYPQHGFGSNMNPCIDCKILMLKKAGQLLKAGQADFLVTGEVLSQRPMSQNKQAINFIPGKAGLERLILRPLCAKLLPVTLPEEKGWVMREKLFSINGRSRKAQMELAEYFKIKDYAQPAGGCLLTDPDFSRRLKDLIAHKQLKSKNVQLLKLGRHFRLNNHTKLVVGRNQQENLALEKMARPGDFLFYVDEDTAGPTAVGSGGMDDNLISLSCSVVARYSDIDKSKKTEIMFQKVANGKEEKALVYPIDQESLSRIKI, from the coding sequence ATGAAAAGGGCGATCGCGCTTATCTCTGGCGGTCTAGACAGTATCCTTGCTTCTTGCGTAGTAAAAGAGCAGGGGATAGATGTCTTTCCAGTCAAATTTATTATTCCTTTCTTAAGCGCCAAGAAATCAAAAGATACTTTTGACAAGACTGCCTTGGTTGTTAAGCAAAAATTAGGCAGGATTTTGGAAGAGATTGATATACAGGAAGAATTCTTAGAAATGATGCGTTACCCGCAGCATGGGTTTGGTTCTAATATGAATCCTTGTATTGATTGTAAGATATTAATGCTTAAGAAAGCAGGACAGCTTCTTAAGGCCGGGCAGGCTGATTTTCTGGTCACCGGGGAAGTCTTATCGCAGCGTCCGATGTCTCAAAATAAGCAGGCGATAAATTTTATTCCGGGCAAGGCCGGGTTAGAGCGTTTGATTTTGCGCCCGCTTTGCGCTAAATTATTGCCAGTCACACTGCCTGAGGAAAAAGGATGGGTCATGCGCGAAAAACTTTTTTCCATAAACGGCAGAAGCCGCAAGGCGCAAATGGAATTGGCAGAGTATTTTAAGATCAAAGATTATGCCCAGCCAGCAGGGGGATGTTTATTAACTGATCCTGATTTTTCCCGGCGCCTCAAAGATTTAATAGCGCATAAACAGCTTAAATCTAAAAATGTTCAGCTTTTAAAATTAGGCAGGCATTTTCGCTTGAATAACCATACAAAGTTAGTCGTAGGCAGAAACCAGCAGGAGAACCTGGCTTTAGAAAAGATGGCCCGCCCGGGAGATTTTCTTTTTTATGTGGATGAGGATACCGCCGGGCCAACTGCCGTTGGCAGCGGCGGTATGGATGATAATCTGATTTCTCTTTCCTGTTCTGTTGTGGCGCGCTATTCGGATATTGATAAGAGCAAGAAAACAGAAATTATGTTTCAAAAGGTTGCTAATGGCAAAGAAGAAAAAGCCTTGGTGTATCCTATTGATCAAGAGTCGTTATCGCGGATAAAAATATGA
- a CDS encoding ATP-binding cassette domain-containing protein: MFLDIKDLSVETQDKQILKGIELEIKPGEVAILFGPNGSGKSTLVKAIMGFSGYRVTRGQILINGKDINSLTIEQRVKLGLGIMYQNPPKIRGVKLEQMAGFLSRDKEQISSCAERLSLTSHLKRDINLDFSGGEMKRSELFQLLLQDPQMILLDEPESGVDLENISVMGDALKEFLSREGKSALIITHTGYILDYINAKKGCMMINGKLWCVGDPKKMFSDIRSKGYEKCKICHEIQRVE, encoded by the coding sequence ATGTTTCTAGATATTAAAGACCTTTCGGTAGAAACTCAGGATAAGCAGATATTAAAGGGGATAGAATTAGAAATCAAGCCCGGTGAAGTGGCTATTTTATTCGGCCCCAACGGCAGCGGAAAATCCACTTTAGTAAAAGCAATCATGGGTTTTAGCGGTTATCGCGTAACCCGCGGACAGATATTAATCAATGGCAAGGATATCAATTCGCTTACTATTGAGCAAAGGGTCAAGCTTGGGCTGGGGATTATGTATCAAAACCCTCCTAAGATAAGGGGGGTAAAACTCGAGCAGATGGCGGGTTTCTTAAGCCGGGATAAAGAGCAGATCTCTTCATGCGCAGAAAGATTATCGCTTACTAGCCACCTCAAACGCGATATTAATCTGGATTTCTCCGGAGGAGAAATGAAGCGTTCGGAATTATTCCAGCTTCTTTTGCAGGACCCGCAGATGATTTTATTGGACGAGCCGGAATCCGGAGTTGATTTAGAAAATATTTCGGTTATGGGGGATGCTTTAAAAGAATTCTTGTCGCGCGAAGGTAAATCCGCGCTTATTATCACCCATACCGGGTATATTCTTGACTACATTAATGCGAAAAAAGGCTGTATGATGATTAACGGAAAACTTTGGTGCGTGGGGGATCCTAAAAAGATGTTTAGTGATATACGTTCCAAAGGTTATGAAAAATGCAAAATTTGCCATGAAATCCAAAGAGTTGAATAA
- a CDS encoding SufD family Fe-S cluster assembly protein yields the protein MKNAKFAMKSKELNKFNADDQKAMSSSGIDFSQETRSGTFIQEDTQVHFSHSLQEGVEVLSIEEALAQYPEVKDYYGANFRMMGREFPLDTQGGYFIRIRKGAQVQLPVQACLFLKAQGFKQKVHNLIIVEEGARVYLITGCSASKSANEGFHLGISEFFVKKGAYLNFTMIHSWKEDVSVKPMSIAVVEEGATFVSNYVCLRPVKEITMYPTAVLSGGDSRASFNSLILSSPGSFQDIGSRVILKAKNTQAEIVSRAVSTGGKVIARGHIKAESQQVKAHLECRGLILSEKGTIHAIPEMESDYRDVDMSHEAAIGKINKEEIEYLCARGFTEDQAQSIIVRGFMDVDVLALPDLLKEEINRLEDATLKGNF from the coding sequence ATGAAAAATGCAAAATTTGCCATGAAATCCAAAGAGTTGAATAAGTTTAATGCTGACGACCAGAAGGCGATGTCTTCTTCCGGGATTGATTTCTCTCAAGAGACCCGTTCCGGGACTTTTATCCAAGAAGATACCCAGGTGCATTTTTCTCACAGCCTGCAAGAGGGGGTCGAGGTATTAAGCATTGAAGAGGCGCTTGCCCAATATCCGGAAGTAAAAGATTATTACGGAGCGAATTTCCGGATGATGGGCCGGGAATTCCCCCTTGATACTCAGGGTGGTTATTTTATCAGGATCAGAAAAGGCGCTCAAGTACAACTTCCGGTGCAGGCGTGCCTTTTTTTAAAAGCCCAGGGCTTTAAACAAAAAGTGCACAATTTGATTATTGTAGAGGAGGGCGCTCGGGTATATCTTATTACCGGATGCTCCGCTTCAAAATCTGCCAATGAAGGTTTTCATTTAGGGATCTCGGAATTCTTTGTCAAGAAAGGCGCGTATCTTAATTTTACCATGATCCACTCATGGAAAGAGGATGTTTCAGTAAAACCTATGAGCATTGCTGTGGTAGAAGAGGGTGCCACCTTCGTTTCTAATTATGTCTGTTTAAGGCCGGTGAAGGAAATTACTATGTATCCAACCGCAGTCTTATCCGGCGGGGACTCCCGGGCAAGTTTTAATTCGCTTATATTGTCTTCCCCGGGCTCATTCCAAGATATCGGCTCCCGGGTTATTTTGAAGGCTAAGAATACCCAAGCGGAAATTGTTTCTCGCGCGGTATCCACAGGCGGCAAGGTAATAGCTCGCGGGCATATCAAGGCAGAAAGCCAGCAGGTTAAGGCGCATTTGGAATGCCGGGGATTGATTTTATCCGAGAAAGGCACAATCCATGCCATCCCGGAAATGGAATCGGATTACCGCGATGTGGATATGTCGCACGAGGCGGCAATCGGCAAGATTAATAAAGAGGAGATTGAGTATTTGTGCGCCCGCGGGTTTACAGAAGACCAGGCGCAGTCAATTATTGTGCGGGGCTTTATGGATGTAGATGTCTTGGCGCTGCCGGATTTATTAAAAGAAGAAATTAATCGCCTTGAAGACGCAACGCTTAAGGGGAATTTTTAG
- a CDS encoding tetratricopeptide repeat protein, with the protein MFNLKRAVTLLGILCVLAYANTLFNGFISDDVTVLIDHSPNINELGQAWHNPQQAMHTLTYFFFKQNPLPYHLTSIVFHIIATVMVFLFLRYLFGLYPSLFAASLFAVHPAHCEAVAWISGRPYIIMTIFLLGSFFLYERSMSFLGQGKKASAIKTYILCVLFYTYFLLDSFSFYALFPFFIAIWDICFRDYRERWRWWIVFVLIVALRIFLAREFIADRITFVAKETTGSVLVVHNPLVYFVYSFFAHLWLLVWPRVLTLYHEPVFIPKFILHFKYLFAFGFLFVLWVLWKRSRRLFFALSIFIIFLSFTYSHIPVSSVVAERYVYFPLLAFSIFFACLYARLLEGKESKRPYILGFFILVLVVLLMRTAIRNTDWKSEEIFWTRTLETSPLSPRALNNYGVICLRQGNVKRAIEEFQKSLRINSSYADARNNLALVYSRQGFHSQAVSLLEASAKLAVSNQPQVYLSLGQIQLKVGQAQKAVASLKQAIKLDPGLFNAWAVLGKAYEASGDFINAQAAYKRSIDINPLQDSVYLDLANFYSTNKKPDQAIAVLRQALKQNPKFAEGYNQLGAIYFDLNNKEEAVNCFKKAIETNPEYIQGYNNLANVYNSMHKGKEAISVLQGALRIKPFYPVLHFNLAIAYLQEKDLPRARLACEKAKIYGYKVPQEFEKKLR; encoded by the coding sequence ATGTTTAATTTAAAAAGAGCGGTTACTCTTTTAGGGATTTTGTGCGTGTTGGCTTATGCCAATACGCTGTTTAATGGCTTTATCTCTGATGATGTGACAGTCCTCATTGACCATTCTCCTAATATAAATGAGCTTGGGCAGGCTTGGCATAATCCCCAGCAGGCCATGCATACCTTGACCTATTTCTTCTTCAAACAAAACCCGCTTCCCTATCACTTGACCAGCATTGTTTTTCATATTATCGCCACAGTTATGGTTTTCTTATTTTTGCGCTATTTATTTGGCCTATACCCAAGCCTTTTTGCCGCAAGCCTTTTTGCTGTGCACCCAGCGCATTGCGAAGCTGTGGCTTGGATATCCGGAAGGCCATACATAATCATGACCATATTTTTGCTGGGTAGTTTCTTCTTGTACGAGAGGTCTATGTCTTTTCTTGGGCAAGGCAAGAAAGCCAGCGCAATAAAAACTTATATTTTATGTGTTCTGTTTTATACTTATTTCTTGCTGGACAGCTTTTCTTTTTATGCGCTTTTCCCGTTCTTTATCGCGATTTGGGATATATGTTTTAGGGATTATAGGGAAAGATGGAGATGGTGGATAGTGTTTGTTTTGATCGTGGCTTTAAGGATATTTTTGGCCAGAGAATTCATTGCTGACAGGATTACTTTTGTGGCAAAGGAAACCACAGGAAGCGTTCTTGTGGTGCATAATCCGCTTGTCTATTTCGTTTATTCGTTTTTCGCTCATTTATGGCTATTAGTTTGGCCAAGAGTCCTTACTCTTTATCATGAGCCGGTATTTATCCCTAAATTCATTTTGCATTTTAAGTATTTATTTGCCTTTGGTTTTTTATTTGTTCTCTGGGTGCTATGGAAAAGATCCAGGCGGTTATTCTTTGCCTTGAGCATATTCATAATTTTTCTTTCCTTTACTTATAGCCATATACCGGTTTCTTCGGTTGTCGCGGAACGTTATGTTTATTTCCCGTTGTTGGCATTTTCTATTTTCTTTGCCTGCCTTTACGCGCGCTTATTGGAGGGTAAAGAATCAAAGCGTCCGTATATTTTAGGCTTTTTTATCCTGGTTTTGGTTGTTTTATTAATGCGCACCGCAATCAGGAATACTGACTGGAAAAGCGAAGAAATATTCTGGACGCGCACCTTGGAAACTTCTCCGCTAAGCCCCCGCGCGCTTAATAATTACGGGGTAATCTGTTTGCGCCAAGGCAATGTAAAACGCGCGATAGAGGAATTTCAGAAATCTCTGCGTATTAATTCTAGCTACGCCGATGCGCGCAATAACTTGGCTTTAGTTTATAGCCGGCAGGGGTTCCATAGTCAGGCTGTATCTTTATTGGAGGCTTCAGCTAAACTTGCCGTAAGCAATCAGCCGCAGGTTTATTTGAGTTTGGGCCAAATACAGCTTAAGGTTGGTCAGGCGCAGAAAGCCGTGGCCTCTTTAAAGCAGGCAATTAAGCTGGACCCCGGCCTGTTTAATGCCTGGGCAGTTTTAGGTAAAGCCTATGAAGCATCGGGTGATTTCATAAACGCGCAAGCCGCGTATAAGAGATCTATAGATATCAACCCTTTACAGGATAGTGTTTATTTGGACTTGGCAAATTTTTATTCTACCAATAAAAAGCCTGATCAGGCTATTGCAGTGTTGCGTCAAGCCTTAAAACAAAATCCTAAATTTGCTGAAGGGTACAATCAATTGGGCGCTATCTATTTTGATTTAAATAACAAAGAAGAGGCTGTTAACTGTTTTAAGAAAGCCATAGAAACTAATCCAGAGTATATCCAGGGTTATAATAATCTGGCTAATGTTTACAATAGCATGCATAAGGGGAAAGAGGCGATAAGTGTTTTGCAGGGGGCATTACGCATTAAACCGTTTTATCCAGTGCTTCATTTTAATCTGGCGATCGCATATCTGCAAGAAAAAGATTTGCCCCGCGCAAGGCTGGCTTGCGAAAAGGCCAAGATCTACGGCTATAAAGTCCCGCAGGAATTCGAGAAGAAGTTAAGATAA
- a CDS encoding ferrous iron transporter B — MIEKIFLIGNPNVGKSVVFSRLTGVQVISANYPGTTVGFSKGYLLLRQEKFEVIDLPGTYSLEPSSEAEEAAVNMLMEYPADKSVVINIVDATNLERNLFLTLQLIEAGYQVIVCLNMCDDTAHRGIEIDVKKLEEMLKVPVISTCAVTGAGIKFLISRIEQARSNSRVKLESQQRWQEIGRIIEAVQKLTHRHHTLRELLEDASVRPFSGALISLGVIFLSFKAVRFLGEGLINYVADPVFHNLYMPVVEKIHTFILPGSLMDHLLIGDMIGGVIDFKQSFGLLTTAPYIEFAMVLPYIVSFYFVLSILEDTGYLPRLAILLDNLLHRLGLHGFAIIPVLLGFGCNVPGILATRVLESKRERFIAATLISIGIPCVPLQAMIFALLGSYGLKYVVGVYLILFVVILIIGAFLNRILKGYSPEFLLEIPPYRFPPLLLLLKKLFFRVKVFIIEALPLVFAGVLILNLAIYYHLFDFLEHIFAWVIEGLFGLPQKAVVALLFGFFRKDVAAGLLMPLGLSAKQLLISSTILAMSFPCMATFMVLWKELGIKALIKATFIMLSASFIVGITLNIIIR; from the coding sequence ATGATAGAAAAAATATTTTTAATCGGCAACCCCAATGTCGGCAAAAGCGTTGTTTTCTCGCGTTTGACCGGGGTGCAGGTTATTTCCGCTAATTACCCGGGGACTACAGTAGGTTTTAGCAAGGGTTATCTTTTATTAAGGCAGGAAAAGTTTGAGGTAATTGATTTACCCGGAACGTACTCTTTAGAGCCTTCTTCAGAAGCGGAAGAAGCAGCAGTTAATATGCTTATGGAGTATCCTGCTGATAAAAGCGTGGTGATTAATATTGTTGATGCTACTAATCTGGAGAGGAATTTATTTTTAACCTTGCAACTCATTGAAGCAGGATATCAGGTGATTGTCTGCCTGAATATGTGCGATGATACAGCGCATCGCGGCATAGAGATTGATGTTAAGAAGCTTGAAGAAATGCTGAAGGTTCCAGTTATTTCTACTTGCGCGGTAACAGGGGCGGGGATTAAATTTCTTATAAGCCGGATAGAGCAGGCAAGGTCAAACAGCCGGGTTAAACTTGAGAGCCAACAGCGTTGGCAGGAAATCGGCCGTATCATTGAGGCTGTGCAGAAGCTTACCCATCGTCATCATACCCTAAGAGAGCTTTTGGAAGATGCCTCTGTGCGCCCCTTTAGCGGAGCATTGATATCGCTTGGAGTTATTTTTCTTTCTTTTAAAGCAGTGCGTTTCTTAGGCGAGGGTTTGATTAATTATGTCGCGGATCCGGTTTTCCATAATTTATATATGCCGGTTGTGGAAAAAATCCATACTTTCATCTTGCCTGGCAGCTTAATGGATCATCTGCTTATCGGGGATATGATCGGCGGTGTTATTGATTTTAAGCAGTCATTCGGACTTTTGACTACCGCGCCCTATATTGAATTTGCCATGGTTTTGCCCTACATTGTTTCTTTCTATTTTGTTTTAAGTATTCTTGAAGACACGGGATACCTGCCGCGTTTGGCGATATTATTGGATAATCTATTGCATCGTTTGGGCCTGCATGGTTTTGCGATTATTCCGGTGCTTTTAGGCTTTGGTTGCAATGTCCCAGGGATCCTGGCAACAAGAGTTCTGGAATCAAAACGCGAAAGGTTCATTGCCGCCACTCTTATTTCTATCGGGATTCCGTGTGTCCCGCTTCAGGCGATGATCTTTGCTTTATTGGGTTCTTATGGGTTAAAGTATGTGGTAGGAGTTTACCTTATATTATTTGTGGTTATTCTAATAATCGGCGCGTTCTTAAACCGTATTCTTAAAGGTTACAGCCCGGAATTTCTATTAGAAATCCCGCCGTACCGTTTTCCTCCGCTTCTGCTTCTTTTAAAGAAACTTTTCTTTAGGGTTAAAGTTTTTATTATAGAAGCGCTGCCGCTTGTTTTTGCCGGGGTATTGATTTTAAACTTGGCTATTTACTATCACCTGTTCGATTTTTTGGAGCATATTTTTGCTTGGGTTATTGAAGGATTATTCGGCCTTCCCCAAAAAGCGGTGGTGGCGCTTTTATTCGGTTTCTTTAGAAAAGATGTCGCCGCCGGGTTATTGATGCCGCTTGGGCTTTCCGCAAAGCAACTTTTGATTTCTTCAACTATACTTGCGATGTCTTTTCCTTGTATGGCCACTTTCATGGTTTTGTGGAAGGAATTGGGGATAAAGGCTTTAATCAAAGCTACTTTTATAATGCTCTCCGCAAGTTTCATCGTAGGCATAACTTTAAATATTATTATCCGATAA
- a CDS encoding Rrf2 family transcriptional regulator — MKLITRDTDYALRSLIYIQRHSKKIIPVSELVKNLGIPRPFLRKITQVLCRNGLLGSIKGPGGGFKLTPGARNITLEKLMCVFQGPFRLNECSFKKMPCPNTKTCFVRKKIQEIESYVRRQLKGIRLSQLIRGN, encoded by the coding sequence ATGAAACTAATTACTCGCGATACAGATTATGCATTAAGGTCTCTTATATATATACAGCGTCATTCTAAAAAGATTATTCCTGTATCAGAATTGGTAAAGAATCTAGGGATCCCGCGGCCATTTTTAAGAAAGATCACCCAGGTTTTATGCAGAAATGGCCTTCTTGGTTCTATAAAAGGCCCAGGTGGGGGGTTTAAATTAACGCCAGGCGCGAGAAATATTACCTTAGAAAAGTTGATGTGTGTTTTTCAAGGGCCCTTTAGGTTAAATGAATGCAGCTTCAAGAAAATGCCTTGCCCAAACACTAAGACTTGTTTTGTGCGCAAGAAAATCCAGGAAATAGAATCTTATGTCAGGCGGCAGCTCAAAGGCATTAGATTGTCCCAATTAATAAGGGGAAATTAA
- the hcp gene encoding hydroxylamine reductase → MFCYQCEQTALGTGCTKQGVCGKNEDIQSLQDTLIFGLKGVAAYAYHAREMGFKDDEVDGFMHRALFTTLTNVNFDLNDYLALVLECGKINFKAMELLDKANTDNFGNPVPTNVYTGTKKGPGILITGHDLPDLYELLKQTEGKGVNIYTHGEMLPAHGYPKLKQFKHLVGNFGGAWQEQKKEFNEFGGAILVTTNCIQIPPSGTYLDRLFTSGIVGMAGAKHVERKDFSVVIKKALELGSIPEVAGKNIQTGFHHTAILGLADKIVGLVKSGKIKHFFLVGGCDGAKPGRNYYTEFAQKVPKDCIILTLACGKYRFNKLDFGDIEGVPRLIDIGQCNNAYSAVQVALALSKAFNCSVNQLPLSMVLSWYEQKAVAILLSLLYLGIQNIRIGPSAPAFLNANVLKLLQDKYNLKLVTTAEKDLADILGVK, encoded by the coding sequence ATGTTTTGTTATCAATGTGAACAAACTGCTCTTGGAACAGGTTGCACAAAGCAAGGTGTATGCGGCAAGAATGAAGATATTCAAAGTTTGCAGGATACCTTAATATTTGGCTTAAAAGGCGTGGCAGCTTACGCGTATCATGCCAGAGAAATGGGTTTTAAAGACGATGAAGTTGATGGTTTTATGCACCGCGCGCTTTTTACCACCTTAACCAATGTTAATTTCGATCTGAATGATTATCTGGCTCTAGTTTTAGAATGCGGGAAAATTAATTTCAAGGCCATGGAATTATTAGATAAGGCAAATACCGATAATTTCGGTAATCCCGTGCCAACGAATGTCTATACCGGGACTAAAAAAGGCCCGGGTATTTTGATAACGGGGCACGACCTGCCGGATCTTTATGAACTTTTAAAACAAACCGAAGGCAAAGGGGTCAATATTTATACCCATGGCGAGATGTTGCCGGCGCATGGTTATCCCAAATTAAAACAGTTTAAGCATCTTGTGGGGAATTTTGGAGGCGCCTGGCAAGAACAGAAAAAAGAATTTAATGAATTTGGCGGAGCAATTTTGGTTACAACTAACTGTATCCAGATTCCGCCTTCTGGCACATACCTGGATAGGCTTTTTACTTCCGGCATCGTGGGTATGGCGGGTGCCAAGCATGTAGAACGTAAAGATTTTTCTGTTGTGATTAAAAAGGCATTAGAATTAGGCAGTATTCCTGAAGTTGCCGGGAAAAACATACAAACGGGGTTTCACCATACCGCGATATTAGGCCTTGCAGATAAAATCGTGGGATTAGTTAAATCCGGGAAAATAAAACATTTCTTCTTAGTCGGTGGTTGCGACGGAGCCAAGCCGGGGAGAAACTATTACACAGAATTCGCGCAGAAAGTTCCCAAGGATTGTATAATTTTAACTTTGGCCTGCGGGAAATATCGTTTCAATAAACTTGATTTTGGTGATATTGAGGGGGTTCCGCGCTTAATTGACATCGGGCAATGTAATAATGCCTATTCTGCGGTGCAGGTAGCGCTTGCTTTATCTAAGGCTTTTAATTGTTCGGTGAACCAATTGCCATTGTCAATGGTGCTTTCCTGGTATGAACAAAAGGCAGTAGCGATACTTTTAAGCCTGCTTTATTTAGGTATCCAAAATATCCGCATTGGCCCCAGCGCTCCGGCATTCTTAAACGCGAATGTTCTGAAATTGCTTCAAGATAAGTATAATTTGAAGCTGGTTACTACTGCGGAAAAAGATTTGGCGGATATTTTAGGCGTTAAATAA
- a CDS encoding ZIP family metal transporter, producing the protein MMNLFWALGASAVVSLISLIGIFALLLKEKWLNKILFLLIAFSAGSLMGAALLHLLPEALEEFTTNMPYYYLLFGFVVFFILERYFHWRHCHDGVCSIHAFTYLNLIGDGIHNFVDGLVIGASFLVSIKFGIVTTLVIILHEIPQEIGDFGVLIYGGMTKIKALMFNFLSALTCVIGTVCGYFIATQAQNFSPGLLAFTAGGFIYIAACDLIPELHKQPDIKKSALSMVFFILGIAFILISKTHAH; encoded by the coding sequence ATGATGAATTTATTCTGGGCGCTTGGCGCAAGTGCGGTGGTAAGCCTTATTTCTCTTATCGGGATATTTGCGCTTCTTCTTAAAGAGAAGTGGCTGAATAAGATTCTTTTTCTCTTGATTGCTTTTTCAGCAGGCAGCTTAATGGGGGCAGCCCTGTTGCATCTTTTGCCCGAAGCCCTGGAAGAATTCACGACCAATATGCCTTACTATTATTTACTTTTTGGGTTTGTGGTATTTTTTATCTTAGAAAGGTATTTCCATTGGCGGCACTGCCATGACGGAGTCTGTAGCATCCACGCTTTCACTTATCTTAACTTAATCGGAGACGGCATCCATAATTTTGTTGATGGTTTGGTTATTGGGGCAAGCTTTTTGGTGAGTATTAAATTCGGGATAGTTACCACATTGGTTATTATTCTGCATGAGATCCCCCAGGAAATAGGAGATTTTGGAGTTTTGATTTATGGCGGGATGACTAAGATAAAAGCGCTTATGTTTAATTTCTTAAGTGCTTTGACTTGTGTTATTGGGACAGTTTGCGGATATTTTATCGCCACACAAGCGCAAAATTTCTCTCCGGGCCTTTTGGCTTTTACTGCCGGAGGTTTTATTTATATCGCCGCATGCGACCTAATTCCGGAGCTGCACAAACAGCCGGATATTAAGAAGAGTGCCTTGTCCATGGTATTCTTTATTCTCGGAATAGCCTTTATCCTCATTTCTAAAACCCACGCGCATTAA
- the amrS gene encoding AmmeMemoRadiSam system radical SAM enzyme: MKKEAILYERLDSNNVHCFLCAHNCRIADADFGICGMRQNNSGVLYTFAYDQVVAANVDPVEKKPLFHFLPGSQTFSVATMGCNFKCSFCQNWQISQINFRDSNDPATAKKLSPGEIVDLALQHECRSISYTYTEPTIFFEYALEIMKLAKKKGLYNLFVTNGFMSRDCLELARGFLDAANVDLKFFDDSFYQKICGARLKPVLDSIRFMHEIGIWVEVTTLLIPKQNDSPEQLKGIADFLSGVDKDMPWHISAFHPDYKLSHLPPTDLDSLEKAYKIGKDALLRYVYVGNLRGIREDTFCPSCGKKLILRHGFSVEENKISSGRCSYCNGIIKGIFNE; the protein is encoded by the coding sequence ATGAAAAAAGAAGCAATTCTTTATGAGAGATTAGACTCCAATAATGTGCATTGTTTTCTTTGCGCCCATAACTGCCGTATCGCGGATGCAGATTTTGGTATCTGCGGCATGCGTCAGAATAATTCCGGCGTGCTTTATACCTTTGCCTATGATCAAGTGGTTGCTGCCAATGTGGATCCGGTGGAAAAAAAGCCCCTATTCCATTTTTTACCCGGATCCCAGACCTTTTCTGTGGCTACCATGGGGTGTAATTTTAAGTGTTCATTCTGCCAGAACTGGCAGATTTCGCAGATTAATTTTCGCGATTCAAATGATCCTGCCACAGCTAAGAAACTTTCCCCCGGTGAAATAGTGGATCTGGCTCTTCAGCATGAATGCCGGAGTATCTCTTATACCTATACTGAACCTACGATTTTCTTTGAGTACGCTTTAGAGATAATGAAGCTGGCTAAGAAAAAGGGGCTGTATAATCTTTTTGTCACCAACGGGTTTATGAGCAGGGATTGTTTAGAGCTGGCGCGGGGGTTTCTAGATGCAGCTAATGTTGATTTGAAATTTTTTGATGATTCTTTTTACCAGAAGATTTGTGGCGCGCGCCTGAAGCCAGTTTTGGATTCTATCCGCTTTATGCACGAAATAGGCATTTGGGTTGAGGTTACAACTTTGCTTATTCCAAAACAAAACGATTCGCCGGAGCAATTAAAAGGCATTGCTGATTTTTTATCCGGTGTAGACAAGGATATGCCATGGCATATATCCGCTTTTCATCCTGACTATAAATTATCGCATCTTCCTCCAACAGATTTAGATTCTTTGGAAAAAGCCTATAAAATCGGGAAAGATGCTTTATTGCGGTATGTGTATGTTGGCAATCTGCGCGGGATAAGAGAAGATACTTTTTGCCCTTCATGCGGCAAGAAACTTATCCTCAGGCATGGCTTTAGCGTAGAAGAAAACAAAATAAGTTCCGGACGCTGTTCTTATTGTAATGGTATAATAAAGGGGATATTCAACGAATAA
- a CDS encoding ferrous iron transport protein A: MKKISLAHLKENQKARILEISGGSNLASRLMSMGIYPGTTVTKLNHFAMRGPVTIKCGRSTLAIGYGVAAKIIVELA, translated from the coding sequence ATGAAAAAGATCTCTTTGGCCCATCTTAAGGAAAATCAGAAAGCGCGTATCTTGGAAATATCAGGTGGGAGTAATTTAGCCAGCCGTTTGATGAGTATGGGTATTTATCCCGGCACCACCGTAACCAAGCTTAACCATTTTGCTATGCGCGGCCCGGTTACGATTAAATGCGGCAGGTCAACTTTAGCCATAGGCTATGGGGTGGCAGCAAAAATCATTGTGGAGCTTGCATGA
- a CDS encoding cupin domain-containing protein — translation MINFKDGTKRVKPFKVNVACLRKYRRLLGDSGKGINLRSGLVVLAPGVSVGRHCTTAKEEAIVFLEGRARFYYGQKSFLQIKAPAFIYVPKDVVHDIKNIANKPLKYIYITTAC, via the coding sequence GTGATAAATTTTAAGGATGGGACAAAAAGGGTGAAGCCTTTCAAAGTAAACGTAGCTTGTTTAAGGAAATACCGGCGTCTTCTGGGTGACTCGGGCAAAGGCATTAATCTTCGTTCGGGTTTGGTAGTTCTTGCTCCGGGGGTGTCTGTGGGCAGGCATTGCACAACGGCCAAAGAAGAAGCAATTGTTTTCTTAGAGGGCCGGGCGCGTTTTTACTATGGGCAAAAAAGCTTCTTGCAAATAAAAGCCCCGGCGTTTATCTATGTCCCAAAAGACGTGGTCCATGATATTAAGAATATCGCTAATAAACCGCTTAAGTATATTTATATAACTACTGCTTGTTAA